A window from Pyrococcus yayanosii CH1 encodes these proteins:
- a CDS encoding DHH family phosphoesterase yields the protein MKGERKLKRFLLDLPRDTSMLLLCHHNADPDSLGSAIAFSRLLRWLGFERVRIGVAQSVASYAKRLLSLSDIEIVRNPHVEENVVFVFDTSSLEQLEPVILPEGAKVVVIDHHVEKDMPIRAEVRVVDSSRTSTAEIVWELFKKFRFHDELSARVLLAGITSDTANFRYANSKTFRTVGEILSLYDIPMGEIYALIAPVSDENIDSSKRMAILKACQRMEIHKFRRFVIVTSKVSAYEALVCKVFLQLGADVAIVGSEKDGVRISARAKEHLVRMGLHLGKLMEKVGPIIEGSGGGHAGAAGANGKGNLDEAMKFLVKEVQKFLKSATNR from the coding sequence ATGAAGGGGGAGAGGAAGCTCAAAAGGTTTCTCCTTGACTTGCCCCGGGACACGTCAATGCTCCTCCTCTGTCACCACAACGCTGATCCCGACTCCCTGGGCTCTGCCATAGCCTTTTCTCGGCTTCTCAGATGGCTCGGGTTCGAGCGGGTTAGAATAGGCGTCGCCCAGAGCGTGGCCAGCTACGCCAAGAGGCTCCTTTCCCTATCGGATATTGAGATAGTTAGAAACCCTCATGTGGAAGAGAACGTAGTGTTCGTTTTCGATACTTCGTCCCTCGAACAGCTGGAGCCCGTTATCCTGCCCGAGGGTGCAAAGGTCGTCGTTATAGACCACCACGTCGAGAAGGATATGCCCATAAGGGCCGAGGTAAGGGTCGTGGACTCCTCAAGGACCTCAACCGCCGAAATAGTTTGGGAGCTCTTTAAGAAGTTCCGGTTCCACGATGAGCTCTCCGCGAGAGTTCTGCTAGCTGGAATAACCTCGGACACGGCCAACTTCAGGTACGCGAACTCTAAAACCTTCAGGACCGTTGGGGAGATACTCTCCCTCTATGATATCCCTATGGGGGAGATATACGCCCTCATCGCACCCGTGAGCGACGAGAACATAGACTCCTCCAAGAGGATGGCGATACTGAAGGCCTGCCAGAGGATGGAGATTCATAAGTTCCGGAGGTTCGTGATAGTCACGTCAAAGGTCTCCGCCTATGAGGCCCTGGTCTGTAAGGTTTTCCTCCAGCTAGGAGCTGACGTGGCCATAGTCGGGAGCGAGAAGGACGGCGTCAGGATATCGGCGAGGGCCAAGGAGCATCTCGTAAGGATGGGACTGCACCTCGGAAAGCTCATGGAGAAGGTCGGACCCATAATAGAGGGTTCCGGTGGGGGACACGCCGGCGCGGCCGGTGCCAACGGAAAGGGGAACCTCGACGAGGCCATGAAGTTCCTCGTAAAGGAAGTTCAGAAGTTCCTAAAGAGCGCAACCAATCGCTAA
- a CDS encoding tRNA-binding protein: MWDTSKDYRLLVAEKSVELFLKTIEGAKFRGNWDKKRAIQLAKEMLPDLQALRYSYLNPAELVETPQMDALREKARGIIEALGGEEWHRKFLEAAGKDREKVEEAVAKIKFFLNTILGLERRLKLGKINDPVVAVDIVVGEVMSVSKHPRADRLLVTNVNIGERAVTVVTNDLTVKEGNRVAVALLPPRSFFGIVSEGMFLGTGDGVLKDVKGEIGGLPKGIPLEALNETRNLVEAFLKG; encoded by the coding sequence ATGTGGGACACGAGCAAGGACTACAGACTTCTGGTGGCGGAGAAAAGCGTTGAGTTATTCTTGAAGACCATCGAGGGGGCCAAGTTTAGGGGTAATTGGGACAAGAAGAGGGCAATCCAGCTCGCTAAGGAGATGCTCCCTGACCTGCAGGCCCTCCGCTACAGCTATCTTAATCCGGCGGAGCTCGTAGAGACTCCCCAAATGGATGCCCTTAGGGAAAAGGCCAGGGGGATAATCGAGGCCTTAGGCGGCGAGGAATGGCACAGGAAATTTCTTGAGGCTGCTGGCAAGGACAGGGAGAAGGTCGAAGAAGCTGTCGCCAAGATAAAGTTCTTCCTCAACACGATACTTGGCCTTGAGAGAAGGCTCAAGCTTGGAAAGATAAACGACCCCGTCGTGGCCGTGGATATAGTCGTCGGAGAGGTTATGAGCGTTTCTAAGCATCCGAGGGCCGACAGACTACTCGTGACGAACGTGAACATAGGTGAAAGAGCCGTAACCGTCGTGACGAACGATCTTACAGTTAAAGAGGGCAACAGGGTGGCCGTGGCGCTTCTTCCACCAAGAAGCTTCTTTGGAATAGTTAGTGAGGGCATGTTCCTCGGAACTGGAGACGGAGTTCTCAAGGACGTGAAAGGAGAGATAGGAGGCCTTCCAAAGGGAATCCCCTTAGAAGCGCTTAACGAGACCCGGAACCTTGTGGAGGCCTTCCTCAAAGGATAG
- a CDS encoding cyclase family protein — MIIDLSMPLGKNTPVYPGDPPVEVMAWASIERNGYYMNALRLGEHSGTHVDAPVHFVPRGPTIEEIPLERFIGKGIVIDVRMGKGRVEPGELPSAGLEGVIVLLLTGGRELSPEAAEKLVALGVKAVGTDGISIGDEDVHRILLGAGIPVFENLINLELLLGKEFTFIGLPLRIEKGSGSPVRAVAVVGAPAGI, encoded by the coding sequence ATGATAATCGATCTCTCGATGCCGCTTGGAAAGAACACTCCTGTCTATCCTGGCGATCCTCCCGTTGAAGTAATGGCTTGGGCCTCCATCGAGCGGAACGGCTACTACATGAACGCCCTCAGGCTCGGGGAGCACAGTGGGACTCACGTGGATGCACCTGTCCACTTCGTCCCTAGAGGGCCGACGATAGAGGAGATACCTCTCGAGAGGTTCATCGGGAAGGGGATCGTGATAGACGTTAGGATGGGTAAGGGGAGGGTGGAGCCAGGGGAGCTTCCGAGTGCAGGGCTGGAGGGTGTGATAGTTCTCCTCCTGACGGGGGGAAGGGAGTTATCTCCCGAGGCGGCCGAGAAGCTCGTTGCCCTTGGCGTCAAGGCCGTTGGAACGGACGGGATTAGCATCGGGGACGAGGATGTCCATAGAATCCTTCTGGGGGCGGGAATTCCGGTGTTTGAAAACCTCATAAATTTGGAACTTCTCTTGGGGAAGGAGTTCACCTTCATAGGCCTTCCGCTTAGGATAGAGAAGGGCTCGGGAAGCCCCGTGAGGGCGGTTGCCGTTGTTGGCGCCCCGGCGGGGATTTGA
- a CDS encoding adenosylhomocysteinase, with protein sequence MLVVDCTKDYCVKDISLAPEGWKKIDWVSRFMPVLRAIREDFERRKPFKGVKIAATLHLEMKTAFLLLTLKAAGAEVSAAASNPLSTQDDVVAALAEAGIKVYAIRGETREEYYENMHRALDIGPNIIIDDGADMVSVVHRERQELIDEIWGASEETTTGVIRLRAMERDGVLRFPVIAVNDAYTKYLFDNRYGTGQSTWDGIIRTTNLLIAGKNVVVVGYGWCGRGIAMRARGLGATVIVVEVDPIRALEARMDGFLVMPMREAAKIGDIFITATGNINCIRREHFEVMKDGVILANAGHFDVEISKPDLEALAVEISQPRPNITEYRLADGRRLYLLAEGRLVNLAAADGHPAEIMDMSFALQAKAAEYIKENHERLEPKVYTLPREIDEMVARIKLRAMGIEIEELTEEQKRYLESWEHGT encoded by the coding sequence ATGCTCGTGGTAGACTGCACCAAGGACTACTGCGTCAAGGACATATCGCTGGCTCCGGAGGGCTGGAAGAAGATAGACTGGGTCTCCCGCTTCATGCCCGTCCTGAGGGCGATAAGGGAGGACTTCGAGAGGAGGAAACCCTTCAAGGGCGTGAAGATAGCGGCGACGCTCCATCTCGAGATGAAGACGGCCTTTCTCCTGTTGACCCTTAAGGCGGCTGGAGCTGAGGTTTCGGCCGCGGCAAGCAACCCCCTGTCAACACAGGACGACGTTGTGGCGGCCTTGGCAGAGGCAGGCATCAAGGTCTACGCCATAAGGGGCGAAACCAGGGAGGAGTACTACGAGAACATGCACAGGGCACTCGACATCGGCCCAAACATAATCATCGACGACGGTGCCGACATGGTAAGCGTGGTTCATAGGGAGAGGCAGGAGCTCATTGACGAAATCTGGGGCGCCAGCGAGGAAACTACGACGGGCGTCATAAGGCTCCGCGCCATGGAGAGGGACGGTGTTCTGAGGTTCCCAGTCATAGCCGTGAACGACGCCTACACCAAGTACCTCTTCGATAACCGCTATGGAACCGGTCAGTCAACTTGGGATGGAATAATAAGAACCACCAACCTGCTCATTGCCGGCAAGAACGTTGTCGTCGTAGGTTACGGCTGGTGCGGTAGGGGAATTGCCATGCGCGCCAGAGGTCTCGGGGCGACGGTGATAGTCGTTGAGGTTGATCCGATTAGAGCGTTAGAGGCAAGGATGGACGGCTTCCTTGTGATGCCCATGCGCGAGGCGGCAAAGATTGGAGACATATTCATCACGGCCACCGGAAATATAAACTGCATTAGGAGGGAACACTTCGAGGTCATGAAGGATGGGGTCATCCTCGCCAACGCCGGCCACTTCGACGTCGAGATAAGCAAGCCCGACCTTGAGGCCCTGGCGGTCGAGATAAGCCAACCGAGGCCGAACATAACTGAATACAGGCTGGCGGATGGTAGAAGGCTCTACCTCCTAGCGGAGGGCAGGTTAGTTAATCTCGCCGCTGCAGACGGCCATCCAGCGGAGATAATGGACATGAGCTTCGCCCTTCAGGCGAAGGCCGCCGAGTACATAAAGGAGAACCACGAGCGGCTCGAGCCGAAGGTCTACACTCTGCCGAGGGAGATAGACGAGATGGTGGCCCGCATTAAGCTCAGGGCAATGGGCATAGAAATTGAAGAGCTCACGGAGGAGCAGAAGAGGTATTTGGAGAGCTGGGAGCACGGCACCTGA
- the tsaA gene encoding tRNA (N6-threonylcarbamoyladenosine(37)-N6)-methyltransferase TrmO produces MDFEPFKLVPIGVVRKGNRTWLEIRPEFAEGLNSLREGDWIKLILWFHKSDTPEKRRTLKVHPRGDPSNPLRGVFATRSPVRPNPLALYTVRIRRIEGTRIFVEDIDAYDGTPIVDIKIFVPHLDCPEDPEG; encoded by the coding sequence ATGGATTTCGAGCCCTTCAAGCTCGTCCCCATAGGAGTTGTGAGGAAGGGGAACAGAACGTGGCTTGAGATAAGGCCCGAGTTCGCGGAGGGCCTCAACAGCCTGCGCGAGGGCGACTGGATAAAGCTCATCCTCTGGTTCCACAAGAGTGACACGCCTGAGAAGAGAAGAACGCTGAAGGTCCATCCGCGCGGGGATCCGAGCAACCCGCTCAGAGGAGTTTTCGCGACACGCTCACCAGTTAGGCCAAATCCGCTCGCCCTTTACACCGTCAGGATACGACGTATTGAAGGAACAAGGATTTTTGTAGAGGACATAGATGCCTACGATGGGACGCCGATAGTGGACATCAAGATATTCGTGCCCCACCTAGACTGCCCAGAAGACCCAGAAGGATAA
- a CDS encoding glycosyltransferase family 4 protein encodes MRVLLVGHYPPHRGGVAKHVKALAEHLRERHEVHVLTYGPVKTLEPFVHQVRVPGTFGLRGTSFALLASRKIVRLHERFNFDVVHAHYVGTTSFAGVLAKERTGLPLVVTAHGSDLDHMSELPLGNYFVRRSLLEADAVIAVSHYLAKRAISLGAKGIRVIPNGVDTKGNRERGEAVIFIGRLAKYKGVKDFIELARRFPEEEFWVVGHGPLMGKLKELAPINVRFLGYMDNVATILERAKALVLPSQREGFGLVILEANSFNVPVLGREVGGIKELIREGKNGLTFKDVDEATEALRKLLEPKDNKKMGVTGQRIARKYSWEAICRKVEKVYEEVAGRG; translated from the coding sequence ATGAGAGTGCTCCTGGTGGGCCATTATCCCCCCCACAGGGGTGGCGTCGCCAAGCATGTGAAGGCTCTCGCTGAACATTTGAGGGAAAGGCACGAGGTTCACGTCCTTACCTACGGACCCGTGAAGACGTTGGAGCCCTTTGTCCATCAAGTCAGAGTGCCGGGAACCTTCGGCCTCAGAGGAACCTCTTTCGCCCTCTTGGCATCAAGGAAGATAGTTAGACTGCACGAGAGATTTAATTTCGACGTTGTTCACGCCCACTACGTCGGGACGACGAGCTTTGCCGGTGTGTTGGCCAAGGAGAGAACGGGCCTTCCTCTCGTTGTCACGGCGCATGGTAGTGACCTTGACCACATGTCCGAGCTTCCCCTCGGCAATTATTTCGTCAGAAGGAGCCTCTTGGAGGCGGATGCCGTCATAGCGGTCAGCCATTACCTTGCCAAAAGGGCGATCTCGCTGGGGGCCAAGGGCATAAGGGTAATACCCAACGGCGTTGACACGAAGGGAAACCGGGAAAGGGGAGAAGCCGTGATATTCATCGGTAGACTGGCCAAGTACAAGGGTGTGAAAGACTTCATAGAGCTCGCGAGGCGCTTTCCTGAGGAGGAGTTCTGGGTCGTTGGACATGGACCTCTAATGGGAAAGCTCAAGGAATTGGCCCCCATAAATGTCAGGTTCCTCGGCTACATGGATAACGTCGCGACAATACTCGAAAGGGCAAAAGCCCTCGTGCTACCCTCCCAGAGGGAAGGATTCGGTCTCGTGATACTTGAGGCAAACTCCTTCAATGTTCCAGTTCTCGGCAGGGAGGTGGGAGGAATAAAGGAGCTCATAAGGGAAGGAAAGAACGGGCTAACATTCAAGGACGTTGATGAGGCCACCGAGGCCCTCAGGAAACTCCTCGAACCGAAGGATAACAAAAAGATGGGCGTTACTGGACAAAGAATTGCCAGAAAATACTCGTGGGAGGCAATTTGCAGGAAGGTGGAGAAAGTCTATGAGGAAGTCGCCGGACGAGGATAA
- a CDS encoding L-threonylcarbamoyladenylate synthase: MTIVINMRRGLDKRKLMVAARLIREGKLVAFPTETVYGLGADALNERAVRRIFEAKNRPADNPLIVHIADFEQLKELAQEIPKEAKLLAERFWPGPLTLVLLKAENVPRVTTGGLDAVAVRMPAHEIALALIRLSGKPIAAPSANISGRPSPTTAEHVAEDLYGKIECIVDGGETRIGVESTVIDLTERPPVLLRPGGLPLEDIEAVIGKVRIHPAVFGKKTDVAKAPGMKYRHYAPRAEVIVVEGSRERVEAKIAEVVEELKRKGLRVGVIGRESYGADEFYHLGETVEEVARNLFRALREMDKRGVDVIVAEGVEEKGLGLAVMNRLRKAAGYKIIRV, encoded by the coding sequence ATGACCATAGTCATCAACATGAGGCGTGGTTTGGATAAGAGAAAGTTGATGGTTGCGGCGAGGCTAATAAGGGAGGGAAAGCTGGTAGCGTTCCCCACGGAGACCGTCTACGGCCTCGGTGCCGACGCCCTGAACGAAAGGGCCGTGAGGAGGATATTCGAGGCCAAGAATAGACCCGCGGATAATCCCCTCATAGTCCACATAGCTGACTTCGAGCAACTGAAGGAGCTCGCCCAGGAGATACCGAAGGAGGCCAAGCTGCTGGCCGAAAGGTTCTGGCCCGGTCCTCTCACCCTCGTCCTACTAAAGGCCGAAAACGTCCCGAGGGTTACGACGGGTGGCCTTGACGCAGTTGCCGTGAGAATGCCAGCCCACGAGATAGCCCTTGCCCTTATAAGGCTCAGCGGAAAGCCGATAGCCGCCCCCTCAGCAAACATAAGCGGCCGTCCAAGTCCCACGACGGCGGAGCATGTGGCGGAGGACTTATATGGCAAGATAGAGTGCATCGTTGATGGTGGAGAGACAAGGATAGGAGTAGAATCCACGGTCATAGACCTGACGGAGCGGCCGCCAGTGCTCCTCAGGCCCGGCGGCCTGCCCCTTGAGGATATCGAGGCCGTTATAGGAAAAGTCAGGATTCATCCGGCCGTATTTGGAAAGAAAACTGACGTTGCAAAGGCTCCCGGTATGAAGTATAGGCACTATGCACCGAGGGCGGAAGTGATAGTTGTAGAGGGTTCCAGGGAGAGAGTCGAGGCAAAAATTGCTGAGGTCGTCGAGGAACTTAAGAGAAAGGGTCTTAGGGTGGGAGTTATTGGAAGGGAGAGCTACGGTGCGGACGAGTTCTACCACCTAGGAGAAACCGTCGAGGAGGTTGCGAGGAACTTGTTCAGGGCGTTAAGGGAGATGGACAAGAGGGGGGTTGACGTGATAGTTGCCGAAGGCGTCGAAGAGAAGGGACTTGGGTTGGCCGTCATGAACAGACTCAGGAAGGCGGCGGGTTACAAGATAATTAGGGTGTGA
- a CDS encoding adenylosuccinate synthetase produces MPSVIVVGGQWGDEGKGSIIAYLALKDKPEIIARGGVGTNAGHSVFINGKKYAVRQLPTGFMQRDARLLVGAGVLVDPEVFFYELEHLKDFNVAERVGIDYRCTIIEPRHKELDRTNGHLHGKIGTTGSGCGPANADRVMRRAKQAKEVKELAPYLTDVAAEVNDALDEGALVLVEGTQGFGLSLYYGTYPYVTSKDTTASAIASDVGIGPTRVDEVIVVFKSFPTRVGAGPFPTEMPPEEAERMGLIEYGTVTGRRRRVGWFDFEMARYSARINGATMLAVTMLDKYDKEAFGVTDYDKLPRRAKEFIEEIEERVGVPVGFIKTGPELEHIIDLRENI; encoded by the coding sequence ATGCCAAGCGTTATAGTCGTTGGAGGACAGTGGGGGGACGAGGGTAAGGGCTCGATAATCGCTTACCTTGCCCTGAAAGATAAGCCTGAGATAATAGCCAGAGGCGGTGTCGGAACGAACGCCGGACACAGCGTTTTTATAAACGGCAAGAAGTACGCCGTAAGACAGCTCCCAACTGGCTTCATGCAGAGAGATGCAAGGCTTCTGGTCGGCGCTGGCGTCCTCGTAGACCCCGAAGTCTTCTTCTACGAGCTCGAGCACCTAAAGGACTTCAACGTCGCCGAGAGAGTTGGGATAGATTATCGCTGCACCATAATAGAACCAAGGCACAAGGAGCTCGATAGAACTAATGGCCATCTGCACGGGAAGATAGGGACTACCGGTTCAGGCTGCGGTCCGGCCAATGCTGACAGGGTTATGAGAAGGGCAAAGCAGGCGAAGGAAGTGAAGGAGCTGGCTCCCTATTTAACTGACGTTGCCGCCGAGGTCAACGATGCCCTTGACGAAGGAGCCCTGGTTCTCGTTGAAGGAACGCAGGGCTTTGGACTGAGCCTCTACTACGGCACATACCCATACGTTACCTCGAAGGACACCACCGCTTCAGCCATAGCGAGCGATGTCGGGATAGGCCCTACGAGGGTCGATGAGGTTATAGTCGTTTTCAAGAGCTTCCCGACGAGGGTTGGTGCTGGTCCATTTCCCACTGAGATGCCGCCCGAGGAAGCCGAGAGGATGGGTCTCATCGAGTATGGAACCGTTACCGGCAGAAGGAGGAGGGTAGGTTGGTTCGACTTTGAAATGGCACGCTACTCCGCAAGGATTAACGGCGCCACGATGCTCGCCGTGACGATGCTAGATAAGTACGATAAAGAAGCCTTCGGCGTCACAGACTACGATAAGCTCCCGAGGAGGGCGAAGGAGTTCATCGAGGAGATTGAGGAGCGCGTCGGTGTTCCCGTTGGATTCATCAAGACGGGTCCCGAGCTTGAGCACATAATAGACCTGAGAGAGAACATTTAG
- a CDS encoding zinc ribbon domain-containing protein, producing the protein MVIVERRHLKCPLCGGTSFRVEEGKLDSKWGFTAHKVKIVICENCGYVMLFYKGRTIWDFD; encoded by the coding sequence GTGGTCATCGTGGAGAGAAGACACCTCAAGTGTCCCCTGTGCGGCGGAACAAGCTTCAGGGTGGAGGAGGGAAAGCTAGACAGCAAATGGGGGTTCACTGCCCACAAGGTGAAGATAGTGATTTGCGAAAACTGCGGCTACGTGATGTTGTTCTACAAGGGAAGGACCATTTGGGACTTCGATTAG
- a CDS encoding alpha/beta hydrolase: MIYRVKFGTPERGWVILVHGLGEHSGRYGKLIRMLIEAGFAVYTFDWPGHGRSSGKRGHTSVEEAMEIIDGIIDEIREKPFLFGHSLGGLTVIRYAETRPDNIQGVIASSPALAKSPKTPSFFVILAKILGRISPKITLSNGIDPKLLSRNPEAVERYVKDPLVHDKISAKLGKSIFENMELAHIEAERIKVPILLLVGTNDVITPPEGARRLFEELKVKDKTLKEFEGAYHEIFEDPEWGEEVHKVIIEWIKRHAG, encoded by the coding sequence ATGATATACAGGGTAAAATTTGGAACCCCTGAGAGGGGATGGGTGATTCTTGTCCACGGCCTCGGGGAGCACAGCGGCAGGTACGGGAAGCTTATCAGGATGCTCATCGAGGCAGGCTTCGCCGTTTACACCTTTGACTGGCCTGGCCACGGCCGGAGTTCCGGGAAGAGGGGACATACAAGTGTCGAGGAGGCTATGGAGATAATAGACGGCATTATAGACGAGATTAGAGAAAAGCCGTTTCTCTTTGGTCACAGCCTCGGTGGACTGACTGTGATAAGGTACGCCGAGACGAGACCAGACAACATACAGGGTGTGATCGCTTCATCGCCCGCCCTAGCTAAGAGCCCGAAGACGCCCTCCTTTTTCGTGATTCTCGCGAAGATTTTGGGTAGGATATCGCCTAAGATAACCCTCTCCAACGGCATAGATCCAAAGCTGTTATCGAGGAACCCTGAGGCCGTCGAGAGATACGTGAAGGACCCTCTTGTGCATGACAAAATTTCGGCCAAGCTAGGAAAGAGCATATTCGAGAATATGGAGCTGGCCCACATTGAGGCTGAGAGGATAAAGGTTCCAATTCTGCTCCTCGTGGGCACGAATGACGTCATAACCCCTCCTGAGGGTGCGAGGAGACTCTTTGAGGAGCTTAAGGTTAAAGACAAGACGCTGAAAGAGTTTGAAGGAGCCTATCACGAGATATTTGAGGATCCAGAGTGGGGGGAGGAGGTCCACAAGGTCATCATCGAGTGGATAAAGAGACACGCGGGTTGA